The Halictus rubicundus isolate RS-2024b chromosome 3, iyHalRubi1_principal, whole genome shotgun sequence genome includes a region encoding these proteins:
- the LOC143352607 gene encoding chymotrypsin-1 — MDSVLSLQSKLLNFQKPGTPLFVIGARSTSLIKILHFLYPYRRNACPRTVYKLIDTVVNHSIANLVKMYAPTILVLCLAASAYAFPEGHIVGGHDAPPGKYPYQVSLKSNGRHFCGGSIINARYILTAAHCVHGLKDLRPITVQAGTNQLSARGTVYGVEKVTAHPNYNSFLITNDVAVIRVNQNIAFNNLVKPINLASSNVPEGSKVVLSGWGTTRAGGQVPDKLQEINLNIYSQSQCKKTHSNIRDGHICTFTKYGEGACNGDSGGPLVSGGTQVGIVSFGRPCGIGYPDVYTRVSTYLPWIKAQLK; from the exons ATGGACTCCGTCTTATCTTTGCAATCAAAGCTACTGAACTTTCAAAAACCGGGAACACCACTCTTTGTAATCGGTGCTCGTTCCACGTCATTGATAAAAATCCTACATTTTCTTTACCCTTATCGGCGCAACGCATGCCCTAGAACCGTATATAAATTGATCGACACCGTTGTCAACCACAGTATTGCGAATCTTGTCAAGATGTACGCTCCAACCATACTTGTGCTCTGCCTGGCGGCCTCCGCTTATG CCTTCCCCGAGGGCCATATTGTGGGTGGTCACGACGCACCGCCTGGAAAGTACCCATACCAAGTGTCTCTTAAGAGCAACGGCAGACACTTCTGTGGTGGATCGATCATCAACGCACGCTACATCCTCACCGCAGCTCACTGCGTCCATGG ACTCAAGGATTTGAGACCGATAACTGTCCAAGCTGGAACCAACCAGCTGAGCGCCCGAGGAACGGTTTACGGAGTAGAAAAGGTCACAGCTCACCCCAACTACAACTCCTTCCTGATCACCAATGACGTCGCCGTGATTCGTGTTAACCAGAATATCGCTTTCAATAATCTGGTTAAACCGATCAATCTGGCTTCTTCCAATGTTCCTGAGGGATCCAAAGTTGTCTTGTCTGGATGGGGAACCACCAGG GCTGGAGGACAGGTCCCTGACAAACTCCAGGAAATCAACTTGAACATCTACTCGCAATCGCAGTGCAAGAAGACACACAGCAACATAAGAGACGGTCATATCTGCACCTTCACCAAATACGGAGAGGGAGCTTGCAAC GGTGACTCCGGCGGTCCTCTTGTCAGCGGTGGAACCCAAGTTGGAATCGTTTCCTTCGGTCGTCCCTGCGGTATTGGATACCCTGATGTCTACACCAGAGTATCTACCTACTTACCCTGGATCAAGGCTCAGTTGAAATAA
- the LOC143352609 gene encoding vitellogenin receptor-like: MCRNLFVFFVLNIMYNHIDSLVLQCKQPEFFLCDNVKCISSGFLCDGEIDCNDGTDENNCIDKITVKCDTFQCGDGYCIRNEWVCDGFPDCPDSSDEENCGHKPVPIDECNNKFDRYLCKNQRCISLNATCNGMDDCGDGSDESIEGCRTADSICEQTEGCEHHCRRTPQGVQCSCRPGFKLSDNRTCTDINECENYGICDQQCTNTPGSYLCFCQDNYTLSNNNRSCKAEGGEPLMVFSVESEIHGLYLDSNVHYILKENVQSAAAVSFDANFIYWSDIQNGKEAIFRSLEDEFEQEVIVTSGLNSPEAIAIDWVTHNVYFTDSHHMRIGVCSNNGTYCTVVVEDTNDKPRGLALSPSSGIMYWTEWSINSSILAASMDGNRSSVIVSENLECPHSLTIDYANNRLYWIDSKLKSIESIHLDGSDRRTVLEGISKSPFSLAVFEDKLYWSDKASKTIQSCDKFTGKDCKIVVEANSTISGIDMYHSVLKPEISNPCNPNRCSELCLLNSEHEYTCACMLNKKLDSDQHTCRTINERVHLIIAAGNTFIDYYHELLGKPEMTSTVTSNDVTMATYNSLTDSLLVSDQFKDTIFDINVGNGTVKPITSIENKVLGGMDFDYIGNNIYLSDVNHRIIEVHNLNTNTKTVLYFVEEPHDIALVPEEGVMFVVFREERKYRIDLMKMHGIGPRTPVVGIKTPLLGPTVALCYDRDLKRLFWSDQGTGRIGSTTIKGFETHIFRAGLSEPVSLAVLGNYVFWSQYKSNQLFWTRKINREQHQKSIMLHLPKDLERLQLVSLPAEYVNDHECRRNNGNCSHVCLVSNLHSHICACPPDMVLLEDNRTCSPQSLCYGGEMKCRQHDVCIKLHQRCNGVRDCPNGDDESDVCEEFHLSKCVGDGQFRCKSGECISETSRCNLHYDCRDRSDEEDCDTKQTNNCSKFENLLNTIYSVFIAYNNTII; the protein is encoded by the exons ATGTGCCGCAATTTGTTCGTCttttttgttttaaacattaTGTATAATCACATCGATTCTTTAG TTCTCCAATGTAAACAACCAGAATTTTTCCTATGCGATAACGTGAAATGTATTTCATCCGGATTTCTATGCGATGGCGAAATCGATTGCAATGACGGAACCGATGAAAACAATTGCATTGATAAAATAACG GTAAAGTGCGATACCTTTCAATGTGGCGATGGATATTGCATAAGAAACGAATGGGTCTGTGATGGTTTCCCAGATTGTCCCGATAGTAGCGATGAAGAAAACTGCG GACATAAACCGGTACCAATTGATGAATGTAACAACAAATTCGATCGATACTTATGTAAAAATCAGAGATGTATTTCTTTAAATGCAACTTGCAATGGAATGGACGATTGCGGCGATGGTTCTGATGAAAGTATTGAAGGCTGTAGAACAG CTGATTCGATTTGCGAACAAACGGAAGGATGTGAACACCATTGTAGAAGGACACCTCAAGGTGTTCAATGTTCATGCAGGCCAGGATTCAAATTATCCGACAATCGGACATGTACAG aTATAAATGAATGTGAAAATTATGGTATTTGTGATCAACAATGTACTAATACTCCTGGATCCTACTTATGTTTTTGCCAAGATAATTATACTTTGAGTAACAATAATAGAAGCTGTAAAGCTGAAG GTGGTGAACCTTTAATGGTATTTTCAGTGGAGTCAGAAATCCATGGTTTGTACCTTGATTCTAACGTACACtatatattaaaagaaaatgtgCAAAGTGCTGCTGCAGTTTCCTTTGATGCTAATTTTATATATTGGTCTGACATTCAAAATGGAAAAGAAGCAATTTTTAGGAGTTTGGAAGATGAATTTGAACAAGAAGTTATTGTAACGTCTG GTTTAAATAGTCCTGAAGCTATTGCCATTGATTGGGTAACGCACAACGTATATTTCACTGATAGCCATCACATGCGTATTGGAGTTTGCAGCAACAATGGTACTTATTGTACTGTTGTAGTTGAAGATACAAATGATAAACCAAGAGGTTTAGCTCTATCACCATCAAGTGG TATTATGTATTGGACGGAATGGAGCATAAACTCAAGTATATTAGCAGCAAGCATGGATGGAAACCGCAGCAGTGTAATAGTCTCAGAAAATTTAGAGTGTCCACATAGTTTGACTATTGACTATGCAAATAACAGGTTGTACTGGATAGATAGTAAACTGAAATCAATTGAATCAATTCACCTGGATGGTTCTGATCGCAGG ACTGTACTAGAAGGTATATCGAAATCGCCTTTCTCATTAGCAGTTTTTGAAGATAAGCTCTATTGGAGTGACAAAGCATCTAAAACTATACAATCATGTGATAAATTCACTGGCAAAGATTGTAAAATTGTAGTTGAAGCAAATAGTACTATTTCTGGAATAGATATGTATCATTCTGTTTTAAAACCTGAG ATTTCAAATCCGTGTAATCCAAATCGTTGTTCAGAATTGTGTTTATTGAATTCAGAGCACGAATATACATGTGCTTGtatgttaaacaaaaaactCGATTCAGATCAGCATACGTGTCGta caATCAACGAAAGGGTGCACCTCATCATCGCAGCAGGAAATACGTTCATAGACTATTATCATGAGTTATTAGGAAAACCTGAAATGACATCAACTGTCACGTCAAACGATGTTACAATGGCTACGTATAATTCTCTTACTG ATAGTCTGCTCGTCAGCGATCAATTCAAGGACACTATTTTTGATATCAACGTGGGTAATGGGACAGTGAAACCCATAACGTCCATCGAGAATAAAGTATTAGGCGGAATGGATTTCGACTACAttggaaataatatttatttatcggATGTAAACCACAGAATCATCGAAGTTCACAATTTAAATACCAACACAAAAACAGTTCTCTATTTCGTAGAAGAGCCTCACGATATTGCTCTTGTGCCAGAAGAAGG GGTGATGTTCGTTGTTTTCCGCGAGGAGAGAAAATATCGCATAGATTTAATGAAGATGCATGGGATTGGTCCCAGAACTCCGGTCGTAGGAATCAAGACGCCCTTGCTTGGACCGACAGTAGCATTGTGTTACGATAGAGATTTAAAACGTTTGTTTTGGAGTGATCAGGGCACAGGTCGTATCGGTAGCACGACGATCAAGG GTTTCGAGACACACATCTTCCGCGCTGGGTTATCAGAGCCTGTGAGCCTTGCCGTTCTTGGTAATTATGTATTCTGGTCACAATACAAGTCAAATCAATTGTTCTGGACTAGAAAGATCAACAGGGAACAGCATCAGAAGAGTATCATGTTAC ATCTGCCAAAAGATTTAGAAAGGCTCCAGTTAGTAAGTTTGCCCGCGGAATATGTAAATGATCACGAATGTCGCAGAAACAATGGCAACTGTTCTCATGTGTGCTTAGTCTCTAATCTTCATTCACAC aTTTGTGCATGCCCGCCGGACATGGTGCTATTGGAAGATAATCGAACGTGCAGTCCCCAATCCTTATGTTACGGTGGTGAAATGAAATGCAGACAACACGATGTATGCATAAAATTACATCAAAG ATGCAATGGCGTTCGGGATTGTCCAAATGGCGATGATGAATCAGACGTGTGCGAAGAATTTCATTTGTCGAAATGCGTTGGAGACGGACAATTTCGATGTAAAAGCGGAGAATGTATTAGCGAAACTTCTCGCTGTAATTTACACTATGACTGCAGAGATAGATCGGACGAAGAAGATTGTGatacaaaacaaacaaacaactgtagcaaatttgaaaatttactaAACACTATTTATAGCGTATTTATAGCTTACAATAATACGATTATTTAA